A region from the bacterium genome encodes:
- a CDS encoding ComF family protein, whose product MGIASREEILLNPIRLLRDLGLSILFPATCAICGSHLGWRSENPVCATCWEEVRLIQQPICPICGQPFSDEAGTDVSKKTYCNSCQECSPAFIQARSIFFYEGAIRHLIHEFKYQGNIRIGKFLARSMVSCWDSSEADISSVDCIVPVPIGRKKLRQREFNQSLILARQIGKKLKVPVYPFGLERVKEVAPQMKLSRLERMRNIQNSFRVRDGRKVCGRKVLLVDDVFTTGATARECSRVLRYSGAEEVRVLTLARSVRTR is encoded by the coding sequence ATGGGGATTGCCAGCCGAGAAGAAATACTCCTTAATCCGATCAGGCTGCTGCGCGACCTTGGCCTTTCGATTCTCTTTCCGGCAACCTGCGCAATCTGCGGCTCACATCTGGGGTGGCGGAGCGAGAATCCGGTTTGTGCAACCTGCTGGGAGGAAGTGCGCCTGATTCAGCAGCCGATCTGTCCGATCTGCGGGCAGCCTTTTTCCGATGAAGCCGGCACAGATGTATCCAAAAAGACCTATTGTAACTCCTGTCAAGAGTGCTCCCCGGCATTTATCCAGGCCAGATCGATCTTCTTTTATGAAGGGGCGATCCGCCACCTGATTCATGAGTTCAAATACCAGGGAAATATACGAATCGGAAAATTCCTGGCCCGGTCGATGGTGAGCTGCTGGGACAGCAGTGAAGCCGATATTTCCTCCGTGGACTGCATCGTCCCGGTGCCGATCGGAAGAAAAAAACTCCGGCAGCGGGAATTCAACCAGTCCTTGATTCTGGCCAGGCAGATCGGAAAGAAGCTGAAAGTGCCGGTATATCCCTTTGGCCTGGAAAGAGTGAAGGAAGTAGCTCCCCAAATGAAATTATCCCGACTGGAAAGAATGCGGAATATCCAAAATTCCTTCCGGGTGAGAGATGGCCGTAAGGTTTGCGGCCGGAAGGTCCTTCTGGTAGATGATGTGTTTACCACCGGAGCCACCGCCCGTGAATGCAGCCGGGTTCTCCGCTATTCCGGCGCGGAAGAGGTCCGGGTATTGACGCTGGCCAGAAGCGTTCGGACCCGGTGA
- the gap gene encoding type I glyceraldehyde-3-phosphate dehydrogenase, with product MSVRVGINGFGRIGRNVFRASMGNREIDIVAVNDITDAKTLAHLLKYDSILGPLNAQIEAREGAIVVNGKEIKVVAEKDPAKLPWKALGVELAVESTGLFLDREKAGKHLDAGAKRVIITAPAKDPDVTIVLGVNDEMYRPESHRIVSNASCTTNCLAPVVKVLLGRFGFKRGIMNTIHSYTNDQKILDQPHKDLRRARAAALSMIPTTTGAAKAVGLVLPSVKGKLDGFAMRVPTPNVSVVDLTADLEQKVTEDQVNASFREAAEGYLKGILGVSEEPLVSIDFQGNSLSSIVDLALTKVIDDTMVKVLSWYDNEWGYSARVRDLILFMAQKGL from the coding sequence ATGTCAGTACGAGTTGGTATTAATGGATTTGGAAGGATTGGCCGGAATGTGTTTCGGGCCAGCATGGGCAACCGGGAAATCGATATTGTAGCCGTAAACGATATCACCGATGCCAAGACGCTGGCGCATCTCTTGAAGTATGATTCCATCCTCGGACCACTGAATGCTCAGATCGAGGCCAGAGAGGGAGCCATTGTGGTCAATGGCAAAGAGATCAAAGTCGTGGCCGAGAAGGACCCGGCCAAGTTACCCTGGAAGGCACTTGGGGTCGAGCTGGCCGTGGAATCTACCGGGCTTTTCCTGGATCGGGAGAAAGCGGGCAAACACCTTGATGCAGGTGCCAAACGGGTCATCATTACCGCCCCGGCCAAAGACCCCGATGTGACTATTGTCCTTGGGGTGAACGATGAAATGTATCGCCCGGAAAGCCACAGGATCGTTTCCAATGCCTCCTGCACCACGAACTGTCTTGCTCCCGTGGTCAAGGTTCTGCTTGGCCGGTTCGGCTTCAAACGGGGGATCATGAACACCATCCACTCTTACACCAATGATCAGAAGATCCTTGATCAGCCCCACAAGGACCTGCGGCGGGCCAGGGCAGCCGCGCTGTCCATGATTCCCACCACCACTGGCGCGGCCAAGGCTGTCGGGCTGGTTCTGCCTTCGGTCAAGGGAAAGCTCGATGGCTTTGCCATGCGGGTGCCGACACCTAATGTCTCAGTAGTGGATCTGACGGCCGATCTCGAACAGAAAGTCACGGAAGATCAGGTCAATGCCAGCTTCAGAGAAGCGGCTGAAGGATATCTGAAGGGAATCCTCGGTGTTTCCGAAGAACCTCTGGTGTCCATTGACTTTCAGGGGAATTCATTATCTTCGATCGTTGACCTGGCCCTCACCAAGGTAATCGATGACACCATGGTCAAAGTGCTGTCCTGGTATGATAACGAGTGGGGATATTCGGCAAGGGTCAGAGACCTGATCCTCTTTATGGCCCAAAAAGGACTGTAA
- a CDS encoding phosphoglycerate kinase, giving the protein MNKLFVDQVNVKNKRVLVRTDFNVPLDSMGEISDDTRIRSVLPTINYLLDEGAKVILMSHMGRPKGKRDSKLSLSIVARRLQRLLQKDVLFVNDCIGNEVKAAVQRMRSGDVILLENLRFYIEEEKNDENFSRQLAEHGEVFVNDAFATAHRAHASNVGVTKFISPCVGGFLMKKEITYFQSAMETPIRPLAAIFGGAKVSGKIEALKNLIDKVDKIVIGGGMAFTFLKANGFEVGKSMVEENMIEVALDIMKSAKKQGVKLYLPVDVVIAEEVDPRAVTKVVPIQDIPANWMGLDIGPATTSLFAEALENAKTIVWNGPMGVFEIDAFSRGTFAMVNTVANSYAMTIVGGGDTDVAVHRVGESYKISYISTGGGAFLELLEGKELPGIAALTSKED; this is encoded by the coding sequence GTGAATAAATTATTCGTTGATCAAGTCAATGTCAAGAATAAGAGGGTTCTGGTCCGGACGGACTTCAATGTCCCTCTCGACAGCATGGGGGAAATCAGCGATGACACCCGGATCCGGTCGGTATTGCCGACCATAAATTATCTGCTGGACGAGGGTGCCAAGGTCATTTTGATGTCCCACATGGGAAGGCCGAAGGGGAAAAGAGACTCCAAGCTGAGCTTGTCCATTGTGGCCAGGCGGCTGCAGCGGCTGCTTCAGAAGGATGTCCTGTTCGTAAATGACTGCATCGGCAATGAAGTTAAAGCCGCTGTCCAGAGAATGCGCAGCGGCGATGTGATCCTGCTGGAAAACCTTCGCTTCTATATTGAAGAAGAGAAGAACGATGAAAACTTTTCCCGCCAGCTCGCCGAGCACGGCGAGGTATTTGTCAACGATGCCTTTGCCACTGCCCATCGGGCGCACGCCTCCAATGTCGGGGTGACGAAATTTATCTCTCCCTGTGTCGGGGGATTCCTGATGAAAAAGGAGATCACCTATTTTCAAAGCGCCATGGAAACTCCGATTCGTCCCCTGGCGGCCATTTTCGGCGGGGCCAAGGTTTCCGGTAAAATCGAGGCTTTGAAAAATCTGATCGATAAGGTAGATAAAATCGTTATCGGCGGCGGCATGGCCTTTACCTTTCTCAAGGCCAATGGATTCGAAGTCGGCAAATCCATGGTTGAGGAAAACATGATCGAGGTGGCTCTGGATATCATGAAGTCAGCCAAAAAACAGGGGGTAAAGCTCTACCTGCCGGTCGACGTGGTCATTGCCGAGGAGGTTGATCCCCGGGCTGTCACTAAAGTCGTACCGATTCAGGATATCCCGGCCAACTGGATGGGGCTGGATATTGGCCCGGCCACGACATCACTTTTTGCCGAAGCCCTTGAAAACGCCAAAACCATTGTCTGGAACGGGCCGATGGGAGTGTTTGAAATCGATGCTTTCAGCCGCGGCACCTTTGCCATGGTCAATACGGTAGCCAATTCCTACGCCATGACCATTGTCGGCGGCGGCGATACCGATGTCGCCGTCCACCGGGTCGGTGAATCCTATAAGATATCCTATATCTCGACCGGAGGCGGGGCATTCCTGGAATTGCTCGAAGGAAAGGAATTGCCGGGTATTGCCGCCCTGACTTCCAAGGAAGATTAG
- the tpiA gene encoding triose-phosphate isomerase has product MRKLIIAGNWKMYKTVAESVDLVTRLKASLAEVSPLDIDVVVAPVYTSLYAVSGVLRGHWIGLSAQDVFWEKEGAYTGEVSPAMLKDCGCSYTIIGHSERRQYFGETDETVNKKLHACLQAGLYPIVCVGETLSEREQGETFQVVDRQIRRCLMEISPAMMHKVIIAYEPVWAIGTGKTATPEQANEVHAFIRDLVFRLYGTQTADELRIQYGGSVKPANTKGLMEQPDIDGALVGGASLEADSFTAIVTGALAAARG; this is encoded by the coding sequence ATGCGAAAACTTATCATTGCCGGAAATTGGAAGATGTACAAAACCGTGGCCGAGTCTGTGGACCTGGTAACCAGGCTGAAAGCTTCTCTTGCGGAAGTGTCTCCCCTGGATATCGATGTCGTGGTAGCGCCGGTCTACACCTCTTTGTATGCAGTTTCCGGAGTATTGCGCGGCCACTGGATCGGCTTGAGTGCCCAGGATGTCTTCTGGGAAAAGGAGGGTGCCTATACCGGAGAAGTTTCTCCAGCCATGCTCAAGGATTGCGGCTGCAGCTACACCATCATCGGCCACTCGGAAAGGCGGCAGTATTTTGGCGAGACTGATGAAACCGTGAATAAAAAGCTGCACGCTTGCCTGCAGGCCGGGCTGTACCCCATTGTCTGCGTCGGAGAAACACTCTCCGAACGCGAGCAGGGGGAAACCTTTCAGGTCGTGGACAGGCAGATCAGAAGGTGTCTTATGGAGATCAGTCCTGCTATGATGCACAAGGTCATTATCGCCTATGAGCCGGTCTGGGCCATAGGAACGGGAAAGACAGCAACCCCTGAGCAGGCGAATGAAGTCCATGCCTTCATCCGGGACCTGGTGTTCCGGCTCTATGGCACGCAGACTGCCGATGAGCTTCGCATTCAGTACGGCGGAAGCGTCAAGCCCGCCAATACGAAGGGATTAATGGAACAACCGGATATCGACGGCGCCCTGGTCGGCGGGGCCAGCCTGGAAGCGGATTCCTTTACCGCTATTGTCACGGGAGCCCTGGCTGCAGCCAGAGGGTGA